The following nucleotide sequence is from Gordonia jinghuaiqii.
GGTCTACGCACCGAACTCCAAGGGAGGGCCGTCGGCGCTGTATCCCGGTCAGGGTGAACCGCAGTGGGCGGCCAACGGGGAGATCCTCCGCAGCGCCTACGTCGACCATCCCGAGGACGACGACTGGGGTCAGGCGGGCACCATGGTCCGCGAGGTGTTCGACGACGCCGGACGTGAACGTTTCGTCGACAACGTCGTCGGACATCTGCTCAACGGCGTTTCCGAGCCCGTTCTCCAACGCGCCTTCGAGTACTGGCATCGCGTCGATCCCGACATCGGGGCCCGCATCAAGTCGGGCGTGACCGAGAAGAAGGACGAGTCCGATCCCAAGAAGGACGACCAGGGCAACCCGGCCCGATCGTCCGTGCAGGAGAAGGCCAAGGCCGAGAAGGCCTGACCGGTTCGACGCGGAACGCGCCTGCCATCCCGGCAGGCGCGTTCTGCGTTCGTGCCGTGCCGGCAGGCGCGTTCTGCGTTGGAATCCGACTAGTCTCGGGTCCGTGAGTGTGCGTGCAGGGATCGTCGTCACCGGAACCGAGGTCTTGACCGGCCGGATCTCCGACCAGAACGGACCGTGGGTGTCCGAACGGCTTCTCGACCTCGGCGTGGACGTCGCCCACATCACCATCTGCGGCGACCGGCCGGCAGACCTGACCGCCCAGTTGAGGTTCCTCGCCGAGGTGGGCGTGGACCTGATCGTCACCACCGGCGGCCTCGGCCCCACCGCCGACGACCTGACGGTGGCGACCGTCGCCGGTTTCTGCGGGCGTGAGCTGCTCCTCGACGCCGAACTCGAAGAACACATCGCCTCGATCATCCGACGCTGGCGCGGAGCCACGGTCGACGTCGACGCCGGACCCACCCGCGCCGGGATCCGCAAACAGGCGTACGTCCCGGTGGGTGCCGTGGCGATCCCGCCGACGGGGACCGCCCCCGGCGTGGTCATCCCGCCTGCAACCGGACTGCCCGCCATCGTCATCCTGCCCGGCCCGCCCGGTGAACTGCAGGCGATGTGGCCGGCCGCGGTGGCCGCCCCCGCGGTCGCCGAGGTGTTGTCGCACGCCGACGACCTGCAACAGGCGACCATCCGCGCCTACGGCCTGCAGGAGGCAGAGCTCGCCGAGACCCTTCGATCCGCCGAAGCCGAGATCGCGGACTTCGACCGGCTCGAGATCACCACCTGCCTCCGGCGCGGCGAACTCGACATGGTGACCCGGTTCGCCGCCGGCGACGCCCCCGTCTACGACGCCCTTCTGGCCTACCTCACCGAACGTCACGGACCTCAGATCTTCTCGACCGACGGTTCCACCATCGAGGACCACCTGATCGGTGCGCTCGACGGCCGGGTGATCGCAACGGCAGAATCCTGCACCGGCGGACTCATCGCCGCCCGGCTCACGGACCGTCCCGGGTCGTCGGCCTACGTGATGGGCGGCGTCGTCTCCTACTCCAACGAGGCCAAGACCGACCTCATCGACGTGCCCGCCGTGCTCATCGCAACGCACGGCGCGGTCAGCGAGGAGGTCGCCGCGGCGATGGCCGAAGGTGCTCGTGGGCGCCTGCGGGCCGACGTGGCCGTGTCGACCACCGGCATCGCGGGCCCCGACGGCGGCACCGAGGACAAACCCGTCGGCACCGTGTGTTTCGGCATCGCCATCGCCGGACGCCCCACGGTGACCGTCAGGCGTCGCTTCCCCGGTGATCGTGAACGGGTCCGCGCACTGACCACGACCGCGGCTTTACATCTGCTGGTGCGGGAACTGCGTTCTCCGGCACCCTGATCCGCCGATGCCGCCACCCCTCACAGGGGTCCGGTCGGCAACTGCCTGCGTACGAGCTTGCCCGTCGGGTTGCGTGGCAGCTCGTCGACGAACACGACGTCACGCGGCACCTTGTACCGGGCGAGGTGCGACTTCACGTGAGCCTTGATGTCCTCGGGCCCGGGGTCTGCATTCGGCGCGGCAACGATGAACGCGCGCAACCTCTTTCCGTATTCGTCGTCGTCGACGCCGATGACCGCGACGTCGTCGATGTCGGGGTGCTCGCCGAGTAGGTTCTCGACCTCGAGCGGGTACACGTTCTCTCCGCCGGAGACGATCATGTCGTCGTCGCGCCCGTCGATGTGCAGCAGTCCGTGCTCGTCGAACCGTGCCATGTCGCCGGTGGACATGAAACCGTCGATGATCTCCTTGTTGCGTCCGTCGGTGTATCCCTCGAAGGGGGCCCCGTTGCGGACGAAAAGCCTTCCGCGGACGTTGGTTCCGGAGACACGCTGACCGTTGTCGTCGAAGAGTGCGAGCCGGCTCGTGACCGGTGGGCGGCCCACCGTCCCCGGCGCGAGCCGCAACTCGGCGGGTTTGGCCACCGATGCCACCGCTACCTCGGTGGAACCGTACAGGTTGTAGAGCACGTCGCCGAAGGTGTCCTGGACGGCCTCCGAGAGTGTCGGCGACAGGGCCGATCCCGCGATGACGATGATCCGCAGGGCGGACAGGTCGTATTTCTTGATGACCTCGGGCCCGAGGGCGACCATCCGGTGCAGCATCGTCGGGACGGCGACGAGCACCTCGGCCTTGTGCTCGGCGAGTGCGGCAAGAGTCTTCTCGGCATCGAAGCGCCGCATCACCACCGTCTTGTTCCCCAGCGCGGTGCCCACGCCCCAGAGCGCGAAGCCGGTGGAGTGGAAGATCGGCGAGACGATCACCATGGCGCCTCGCTGCGGGAACGGGATGCGGTCGAGCAGCAGGGCGCTGGCGAACGGCGACATCTTGGACCGTTGCGCCCCCTTGGGCAGTCCGGTGGTGCCGCTGGTCAGGATCACCAGGCCGCCGAAATCGGCAGGTTCGGGCGGGGTCGACGTGTCGCCGCCGGCCGCGATGTCGGCGAGGGTACGGACGCCGTCGGCGATCGGGCGCTCACCGTCCACCCAGGTCACGATGCGTAGTGTGTCGGCGGGCAGTGCGTCGGCGAGGTCGGTGAACTCCTCGTCGTAGAGCATCGCGACGATCTTCTCCCGCTGCGCGACCTCCACGAACTGCGCCTTGCCGAAACCCGTGTTCATCATCGCCAGCCGATAGCCGGCCTTTCCCGCGGCGCTCATCGTGGTCAGGAGGCCGCGATGGTCGCGCGCCAGGACACCGATGACCGATCCGGGCTCGATCCCCGCCGCCAGCAGCGAGTTGGCCAGTGCGTTGGCCTGGGCATTCAGTTGGCCGAAGGTCAGTTCGCCACGTTCGTCGACGACAGCGTCCGCCTCGGGATACTCGTCGGCACCGTGGGCGACGACCGACGCGCACGGGCCGATGACCTTCGCGCGCTTGACCGTCGTCAGGAGCTCCTTGGGCCGCGTCGGGTCGAGCAGGCCGGATCGCTTCAGCACCTTGAACGCACCGAAGGCATCCTGTGCTGATTCGACCACAGTGCCGACCGCACCGGTCACCGAGACCATGTCCACCCACCTTCCGCGGCCGAGGCCACGCTCATGTCATTCGGGTTCGGCTCGGGCTCGCCCACGCACCTCTGGTCACATGCGTCCCCAGTCGCCGATGCAGGTGCCAGACTATGGCGACGCCTTCGGCAACGCCGCGCATACCGCGAAATCGAGTTCGGCCCAGCAGGTTTCGCACGCGCGAAATTTCGGGGCCACCGCCGTACGGTCCCCCGCGGGTTCACCGAGAAGTCGCAATTCGTTGCGAAAGGCGACCATGTCTGACAACATCCGTCATCAGATCGGGATGGAGAACAGATGCTGAAGTTGGATCGGCTGACAGCGATTGTCACCGCAGCAGTGACGTGCACGATGATGGCCACGATCGCGGTCCCCGCCGTCATCGGTTCCGGGCTTGCCGCGGCCGCACCATCCGGGAAACACCCGGTCTCGTGGGACTTCCGGTCCGCGATCCCCGGCATGCTCGACCAGACACTCGATGCCAACTGGGCCCCACCCGGCGCCAACGACCCCACGTGCAAGCTCACCAAGGAGCGCCCGAACCCGGTCGTCCTCCTCAACGCCACCGCCACCACGCAGTGGGCGTACACGGCGGGCGCGCCGTACCTGGCGAATCGCGGGTACTGCGTCTACACGTTCAACTACGGCAACATCACGCCGGTACCGAGTTTCCCGTTTCAGGGCCTCGCCGACATCGAGGCCTCCGCGCGCGAGGTGTCGCGCAAGATCGACGGCATCATGCGCCGTACCGGTGCGAAGAAGGTGGACCTGGTCGGCTGGTCGCAGGGCGGTGGGCTGTTGCCGCACTACTACATCGACTTCCTCGGCGGCGACAAGAAGGTCGACAAGCTGATCGGCATCGCGCCCGGCAATCACGGATCGACCGGTAACATGCTCACCTACCTGCGGTATTTCATCCCACCGTTCGGTCCGGTCGGCTATGACATCTTCAAGGCGCTGTTCCCGGCCTTCGCCCAGCAGACACAGTATTCCGACCTCGTACGCAAGGTCTACGGCAACGGCGACACCAGACCCGGGCCGCACTACACGACCATCGTGACCAAGTACGACGAGATCGCGACGCCGTTCACCAACGGTTTCCTCGAGGGCGACAACGTCACGAACATCCTTCTGCAGGAGGATTGCCCGGTCGATCTGTCCGAGCATCTGGCGATCGCATACAGCGAGCGCGCCTGGCGGCATGTCAAGAACGCGCTGACGCCGGCCGAGGCGACGCGCGTCCCCTGCTTCCAGGTAGATCCCGTCTATCCCGGGATGAGTGAGGGTCGATGACATCGGCGTCCACGCACGAGAACGACGAGATCACGCCACTGGGTCCGGATTCGGTGGCCTGGAACGTCTTCGGCGATCTCACCTTCGTGCTGGGCGCGCCACGCCGGCTGCTCATCGACGTCGCTCATCCCGTCGTGGCGACCGGCGTGCGCGAGTTCTCCGTCTTCGAGTCCGACCCGTACGGACGCGCCGAGCGCACCCTGAACATGATCATGGGCGTCGTCTACGGCCGGGACGACGCGATCGAGATGGCGCACCGCCTGCGTGAACGGCATCGTGACATCAAGGGCCAGAATCCGGACGGCTCCCGCTGGAGTTCGCTGAATCCCGAGGCGTTCCACTGGGTTCACGCGAGTCTCGTGCACGGCGTCTACACCCAGCAGAAGGAACTCGGCCGCGGCTGGCGGCCCGGGGAGGTCGAGCAGTTCTACCTCGAGATGCGTCGGGTCGGCCTCATGTACGGCGTGCGCGAGCAGGACATGCCCGCCGACTGGCAGGCGTTCTGCGACTGGTTCGACGAGATGACGCGGACCGAGCTGGAACGCTCCGACATCACCGACCGCGTCTTCGGCGTGGTGAGTTCACCCAAGCCCCCACCACATGTCCCGGTGCTGCGGCGCCCGATCGTATGGAACACCCTGGTCCGTCCGGTCGCCGGACTCGTGCTCTCCACGGTCACCGCCGGACTGCTCACCCCGGAGTTGCGCGAGCTCCTGGGCGTCGACTGGGGTCGTGGCCGCCGCACGTTGTTCCGCCTGATCTCATTCCAGTCCCGGCTCGTCATCCCGCGTCTCCCGAAATCGGTGCGCATGGTGCCGCACGCCAGGCAGGCGGCCCGCGCCGCACGGTGACGCCCCCCGCCTCCGAACGCGGTGCGCCGCACAAAGGTCCGGTGTCCCCGCCCGCCGAGGCGAACGGGGACACCGGACCCTCTCTTTTCTCAGAATGCGGTGAGGTTCTCCTTCAGGGTGGACCCGGTGTACTCCTCGCGGATCAACCCGCGACGACGCAGCTCCGGCGCGAGACCGTCGGACACCATCGCGAGATTCATGCGGGTGGTGGGCAGGTAGAACAGGAAACCGTCGCCACCGGCCTCTTCCATGATCTCGCCCATCTTGTCCGCGACGGTGGACGGCGAGCCGACGAGGCCCATGTCCTTGACCTGGAAGCTGCTCGCGACGACCTCGCGCAGCGTCTCGTCCTCGCGCCCACCGAACAGTCCGGCGATCGAGGTGTACTCGCCGTTCTGCTTGGACAGATCGATGTCGCCGACCTTGGTGTCCGGATCGATGGCACCGAAGTCGATGCGACCACCCGAGGTGTACGACATGTTCCACAGGTTGTACTCGATGGCCTTGTCCGTCTTGCGGAAAGCCTGGGCTGCTTCGTAGGCAGCGTGGGCCTCGGCATCGGTGGCCGCGATGGTCGGCGTAGCGATGAAGAGGATCTTGATGTCGTCGGGGTTGCGTCCGGCAGCAGCGGCACGGGCACGGATGTCCTGGCGGTAGGTCTTCGCGTCCGCGGCATCCTTGACGATGGCGATCTGGGTGTCGTCGTAGTTGGCGGCGAGCACGCGACCGAGCTCCGAGCTACCCGCCGAACACACCGGGACGTTGCGCTGCGGACCGGGGATCGTGTTGAGCGGACCGCGGCACTTGAAGTACTTGCCGACGAACTCGATCGGGTTCACCTTGGTGTGATCGGCGTAGATGCCGGCGATCGGGTCGGCGATGACCGCGCCGTCGTCCCAGGAGTTCTCCAGCGCCTTGACGACGTCGATCCATTCCATCGCCATGTCGTAACGTTCGTCGTGCTCGAGATGCCGTTCGTAGCCGAAGTTCTGGGCGACCCGGTCGGTGACGCTGGTGACCACGTTCATGCCGACGCGACCCTCGGTCAGGTGGTCGAGGGTGGTGAAGGCGCGGGCGGCGAGGAACGGCGGGTACTGGATGGTGGAGACCGTCGGGACGATCCCGATGTGCTTGGTGACCTGGGTCATCAGCGGCACCAGGGGTAGCGGATCGTTCTTGGGCGCCATGAATCCGCGGCGCAACGAGGTCTCCGACGACTGGTTGTAGGAGTCCTCCACCATCGAGGTGTCCTCGATGAGGATGTAGTCGAAGCCGGCACGCTCCAGGCTCGTCGCCATGTCCACGTAGATGCCCGGCTTCATCCAGTCGGTGGCGTTGGTGCCGGTCCACGGACCGTCACCGTTCGTCGGGCTCCAGGGGTGAATGCCGAAACCGTCGCCGAGGAACCAACCCATATGGAACATGTTCAGATCTCCTTGTTGTGCAGTGTTGTTGTGAAAGTCGTTGTGCGCCGCAGGGATGCGCGACCGATACTGCGGATGTCAGGCGGCTTCTTCGACGGCCTGGTACGCGGCGACCAGCGTCTTGGTGTACGCATTCGACGGTCTGTTCAGGATCGCCGTGGTCTCACCCGACTCGACGACCTTGCCCTGGTTCATCACCAAGAGGTCGTCGGTGATGAACGCGGTGGCGGGCAGGCCGTGCGAGATGAACACCAACCCGAGCGAGTGGGTCCTGACGTAGTCCTTGAGCAGGTTGAGGACCACCGCCTGCGCCGACACGTCGAGTGCGCTGACGGCCTCGTCGCACACCAGGATGTCCGGATGCACGACCAGCGCCCGAGCGATCGAAAGGCGTTGTCGCTGACCGCCGGAGAGCTGGTGCGGGTACCGTTCGACCAATTCGGGGGTGATCCCGAGTTCGGCGACGATCGCGTCGACGGCGCTGTCGGCCGACGCGACGTCCATCCCGCCCAGTATCTGGGCGGGCCGTCGGATCGCCTCGCGGACGATCCGCCGCGGATCGAATGTGGTGGTGGTGTCCTGGGCGACGAGTTGCACCTTGCGCCGGTACTCCAGTCGCCCGGGCCGCCGCTCCAGCAGACGGGACAGATCCCGCCCGTCGACCAGCACCTGACCGGATGTCGGCGCGGCGAGGCCGACGATCATCTTGCCCAGAGTCGACTTGCCCGAACCACTCTCGCCGACGATGCCGGTCGCCCGGCCGGCTTCGAGCGTGGTGGTCACGCCGCCGACCGCGGTCACCTTGCGGCCGTACTGCTTGTGCACGTCGACGACCTCGATGATGGTGCTCATGCCGCACTCTCCTCGAGCATGACCGTGTCCAGCGTCGGGAGACGATCGAGCTGTGCCGACCCGAGCGTCGGCATGCATTCCAGCAATCCGCGGGTGTACGGGTGCGTTGCGTGGTCGAGCTCCCGGGCGGCAACGCTCTCCACGATGTCGCCGTCGCGCATCACCAGGATCTTGTCGGCGAATCGTCGTGCGAGCGCGATGTCGTGGGTGATGAAGACCAGCGAGGCGCCGTTGCTGATGGTGAGCTCGGTCATCAGCTCCATCACCGTGACCGCCAGCGACGCGTCGAGTGCGCTGGTGGGCTCGTCGGCGATCAGCAGCTCGGGTTCGGACGCGAGCGCGATCGCCATCATCACGCGCTGGCGCATACCGCCGGACAACTGGCCGGGCACCGATGACATCACCCGCGACGGGTCGGTGATGCCGACCTGTTCGAGCCGCTGCCCGGCGGCCGCGGCACGCGCCTTACGCGAACCGTGGACCGACTTCGGCAGTACTGCCATCAGCTGGCTGCCGACCGACCAGATGGGGTCGAGCGAACTCATCGCGTCCTGGAAGATCATCGAGATGCCCTCGCGCCGGTGCGGGATGCGCGCGGGTGTCCCGTCGAGCAGCGGCCGTCCGGACAGCGACATCGTCGCGGCCGACACCTCGCCCACATTCGGCGGGATGAAGCCGCCGAGTGCGTTGGCGATGCTGGACTTGCCCGAACCCGATTCGCCGACGATCGCGACGCGCTCTGCGGTACCGACCGTGAAGGAGCTCGGGTGGACCTTCTCCACGCCGCCGTAGCGGATCGTCAGGTCGGTGACCTCGAGAACCGGGGCCGTCACGGCTTGAGCTCCGAATAGTCGATGACGCTGTCGGTGCGGAATGCGTAGCCCTCGAGACCGTTGGCAAAGGCGTTGAGCGGCTGGACATACCCGATGTAGACAGTGGGCATCTGGTCCTGGAGGATGCGCTCGGCCTCGTTCCACTTCGCCCATGCCGGCGCGCCCAGCGGATCACCCGCGGCATTGCCTGCGGCCACG
It contains:
- a CDS encoding acyl-CoA synthetase, which produces MVSVTGAVGTVVESAQDAFGAFKVLKRSGLLDPTRPKELLTTVKRAKVIGPCASVVAHGADEYPEADAVVDERGELTFGQLNAQANALANSLLAAGIEPGSVIGVLARDHRGLLTTMSAAGKAGYRLAMMNTGFGKAQFVEVAQREKIVAMLYDEEFTDLADALPADTLRIVTWVDGERPIADGVRTLADIAAGGDTSTPPEPADFGGLVILTSGTTGLPKGAQRSKMSPFASALLLDRIPFPQRGAMVIVSPIFHSTGFALWGVGTALGNKTVVMRRFDAEKTLAALAEHKAEVLVAVPTMLHRMVALGPEVIKKYDLSALRIIVIAGSALSPTLSEAVQDTFGDVLYNLYGSTEVAVASVAKPAELRLAPGTVGRPPVTSRLALFDDNGQRVSGTNVRGRLFVRNGAPFEGYTDGRNKEIIDGFMSTGDMARFDEHGLLHIDGRDDDMIVSGGENVYPLEVENLLGEHPDIDDVAVIGVDDDEYGKRLRAFIVAAPNADPGPEDIKAHVKSHLARYKVPRDVVFVDELPRNPTGKLVRRQLPTGPL
- a CDS encoding ABC transporter ATP-binding protein, with amino-acid sequence MSTIIEVVDVHKQYGRKVTAVGGVTTTLEAGRATGIVGESGSGKSTLGKMIVGLAAPTSGQVLVDGRDLSRLLERRPGRLEYRRKVQLVAQDTTTTFDPRRIVREAIRRPAQILGGMDVASADSAVDAIVAELGITPELVERYPHQLSGGQRQRLSIARALVVHPDILVCDEAVSALDVSAQAVVLNLLKDYVRTHSLGLVFISHGLPATAFITDDLLVMNQGKVVESGETTAILNRPSNAYTKTLVAAYQAVEEAA
- a CDS encoding NtaA/DmoA family FMN-dependent monooxygenase (This protein belongs to a clade of FMN-dependent monooxygenases, within a broader family of flavin-dependent oxidoreductases, the luciferase-like monooxygenase (LMM) family, some of whose members use coenzyme F420 rather than FMN.): MFHMGWFLGDGFGIHPWSPTNGDGPWTGTNATDWMKPGIYVDMATSLERAGFDYILIEDTSMVEDSYNQSSETSLRRGFMAPKNDPLPLVPLMTQVTKHIGIVPTVSTIQYPPFLAARAFTTLDHLTEGRVGMNVVTSVTDRVAQNFGYERHLEHDERYDMAMEWIDVVKALENSWDDGAVIADPIAGIYADHTKVNPIEFVGKYFKCRGPLNTIPGPQRNVPVCSAGSSELGRVLAANYDDTQIAIVKDAADAKTYRQDIRARAAAAGRNPDDIKILFIATPTIAATDAEAHAAYEAAQAFRKTDKAIEYNLWNMSYTSGGRIDFGAIDPDTKVGDIDLSKQNGEYTSIAGLFGGREDETLREVVASSFQVKDMGLVGSPSTVADKMGEIMEEAGGDGFLFYLPTTRMNLAMVSDGLAPELRRRGLIREEYTGSTLKENLTAF
- a CDS encoding competence/damage-inducible protein A, with product MSVRAGIVVTGTEVLTGRISDQNGPWVSERLLDLGVDVAHITICGDRPADLTAQLRFLAEVGVDLIVTTGGLGPTADDLTVATVAGFCGRELLLDAELEEHIASIIRRWRGATVDVDAGPTRAGIRKQAYVPVGAVAIPPTGTAPGVVIPPATGLPAIVILPGPPGELQAMWPAAVAAPAVAEVLSHADDLQQATIRAYGLQEAELAETLRSAEAEIADFDRLEITTCLRRGELDMVTRFAAGDAPVYDALLAYLTERHGPQIFSTDGSTIEDHLIGALDGRVIATAESCTGGLIAARLTDRPGSSAYVMGGVVSYSNEAKTDLIDVPAVLIATHGAVSEEVAAAMAEGARGRLRADVAVSTTGIAGPDGGTEDKPVGTVCFGIAIAGRPTVTVRRRFPGDRERVRALTTTAALHLLVRELRSPAP
- a CDS encoding oxygenase MpaB family protein; translated protein: MTSASTHENDEITPLGPDSVAWNVFGDLTFVLGAPRRLLIDVAHPVVATGVREFSVFESDPYGRAERTLNMIMGVVYGRDDAIEMAHRLRERHRDIKGQNPDGSRWSSLNPEAFHWVHASLVHGVYTQQKELGRGWRPGEVEQFYLEMRRVGLMYGVREQDMPADWQAFCDWFDEMTRTELERSDITDRVFGVVSSPKPPPHVPVLRRPIVWNTLVRPVAGLVLSTVTAGLLTPELRELLGVDWGRGRRTLFRLISFQSRLVIPRLPKSVRMVPHARQAARAAR
- a CDS encoding esterase/lipase family protein codes for the protein MLKLDRLTAIVTAAVTCTMMATIAVPAVIGSGLAAAAPSGKHPVSWDFRSAIPGMLDQTLDANWAPPGANDPTCKLTKERPNPVVLLNATATTQWAYTAGAPYLANRGYCVYTFNYGNITPVPSFPFQGLADIEASAREVSRKIDGIMRRTGAKKVDLVGWSQGGGLLPHYYIDFLGGDKKVDKLIGIAPGNHGSTGNMLTYLRYFIPPFGPVGYDIFKALFPAFAQQTQYSDLVRKVYGNGDTRPGPHYTTIVTKYDEIATPFTNGFLEGDNVTNILLQEDCPVDLSEHLAIAYSERAWRHVKNALTPAEATRVPCFQVDPVYPGMSEGR
- a CDS encoding ABC transporter ATP-binding protein gives rise to the protein MTAPVLEVTDLTIRYGGVEKVHPSSFTVGTAERVAIVGESGSGKSSIANALGGFIPPNVGEVSAATMSLSGRPLLDGTPARIPHRREGISMIFQDAMSSLDPIWSVGSQLMAVLPKSVHGSRKARAAAAGQRLEQVGITDPSRVMSSVPGQLSGGMRQRVMMAIALASEPELLIADEPTSALDASLAVTVMELMTELTISNGASLVFITHDIALARRFADKILVMRDGDIVESVAARELDHATHPYTRGLLECMPTLGSAQLDRLPTLDTVMLEESAA